One window of the Candidatus Zixiibacteriota bacterium genome contains the following:
- a CDS encoding putative Histidine kinase (Evidence 3 : Putative function from multiple computational evidences; Product type e : enzyme): MTGEILLQPNMEKYRYLYESAPVGLYRSAVADGKILECNKYMAQMFGFEDITQFIASFKFANYYINPDDRQAIISQLLQEGHVYGKPALLRRRDGTRILIKFSAALSSDQRYIDGVAFDATDQFQAEERFQVIFDSINEGILMLDTEDFKILEANQKACEMFGYSSKEFLRVDTTLLHSGEALYNEEEFKTRLKNSPDSRLQALAWRCRRKNGELFWVELNTKPATIGGKPQLIISGHDITIRKRIQESLIESEARMRAMTDSAQDAIIIMDDSGNISYWNPAAEKILRYKSDEAIGKPLHYLLGPKRHHEAFEKAFATFVQTGQGNAVGKTLELEAVRKDGNEIPIELSMSAMHIKGAWHAIGIMRDISGRKKGEEALRESEEKFRIITDSAKDGIIMIDDEGKICLWNKAAISIFGFSNEEAVDQNLFRLLKVDQDPNWQKFRIDIDRSSIPEVGALEIAELQAISKNGLAVPVEVSVSTIKLKGKWVAIAIVRDISELQRNRSQLVQSEKLAAIGTLAAGVAHEINNPIGYISSNLNTLAKYALKIKSSFSNYAPADKEEAEQVSEILDDCASAINESLEGAARVKKIVADLKSFSRIDRAEHEYANINEGIESTLNIVWNELKYKCKVERQFGQIPELYCIPNQLNQVLMNLLVNAGQAITGESGLIQIRTWADQGNIFISVKDNGCGIPKENLSKIFEAFFTTKAVGKGTGLGLSLTYDIIKKHKGRIDVESEPGKGTEFIITLPLENGLNEKAYSAAGR; this comes from the coding sequence ATGACAGGGGAAATATTACTTCAGCCGAACATGGAAAAATATCGATATCTATATGAAAGTGCACCGGTCGGCTTATATCGAAGTGCCGTAGCCGACGGCAAGATATTGGAATGCAACAAATATATGGCACAGATGTTTGGCTTCGAAGATATAACTCAGTTCATAGCCAGTTTCAAATTTGCCAATTATTATATTAATCCGGACGATCGCCAGGCAATAATATCGCAGTTATTGCAGGAAGGTCACGTATACGGGAAACCTGCCTTATTAAGACGCCGCGACGGAACGCGTATTCTGATTAAATTCAGCGCCGCCCTGTCTTCAGACCAAAGATATATTGACGGTGTTGCATTTGATGCCACGGATCAATTTCAGGCTGAAGAGAGATTCCAGGTTATTTTCGATTCTATCAATGAAGGCATCCTGATGCTGGATACAGAGGACTTTAAGATCCTCGAGGCAAATCAAAAGGCCTGCGAAATGTTTGGTTATTCCAGCAAGGAATTTCTCAGAGTTGATACGACGCTACTTCATTCCGGAGAAGCCCTCTATAACGAGGAAGAGTTTAAGACTCGGCTGAAGAATTCCCCTGACAGCCGGCTGCAGGCCCTGGCCTGGCGCTGCCGCAGGAAGAACGGTGAATTATTCTGGGTGGAATTAAACACCAAGCCGGCAACTATTGGAGGAAAGCCCCAGCTCATCATTTCCGGTCACGATATTACAATAAGAAAACGAATCCAGGAGTCTCTGATTGAAAGTGAAGCCCGCATGCGGGCGATGACCGATTCGGCCCAGGACGCCATTATAATTATGGATGATTCCGGTAATATCTCATATTGGAATCCGGCCGCAGAGAAAATTCTGAGATATAAATCGGATGAAGCCATCGGTAAGCCTCTTCATTATTTATTGGGTCCGAAACGTCATCATGAAGCATTTGAAAAAGCCTTTGCTACATTTGTCCAAACCGGTCAGGGTAATGCCGTAGGCAAGACCCTGGAGCTTGAGGCGGTTAGAAAGGATGGCAATGAGATTCCGATAGAGCTCTCGATGTCGGCAATGCATATCAAAGGTGCCTGGCATGCTATCGGCATTATGAGAGATATCAGCGGGAGAAAAAAAGGTGAGGAAGCTCTTCGCGAAAGTGAAGAGAAATTTCGGATCATTACTGATTCGGCCAAAGACGGCATAATCATGATCGACGATGAAGGCAAAATATGTTTATGGAATAAGGCCGCAATATCCATTTTTGGCTTTTCAAATGAAGAAGCAGTGGATCAGAATCTATTTAGATTGCTGAAAGTCGATCAGGATCCCAACTGGCAAAAATTCAGAATTGATATTGATAGAAGCTCAATCCCCGAGGTTGGGGCTTTGGAAATTGCGGAATTACAGGCGATTAGTAAGAATGGCCTGGCCGTGCCCGTTGAAGTCTCGGTTTCTACCATTAAGCTCAAAGGAAAGTGGGTCGCTATTGCTATTGTCAGAGACATTTCTGAACTACAAAGAAACCGCTCGCAACTGGTTCAGTCCGAGAAATTGGCAGCGATTGGCACTTTAGCGGCCGGGGTCGCGCATGAAATCAACAATCCAATCGGTTACATAAGCTCCAACTTGAACACTCTGGCCAAATATGCCCTGAAGATCAAATCTAGCTTTAGTAATTATGCCCCGGCTGATAAGGAAGAAGCCGAGCAGGTTTCGGAAATTTTGGATGATTGTGCCAGCGCCATTAATGAATCCCTGGAGGGGGCAGCGCGGGTCAAGAAAATTGTTGCTGATCTAAAGTCGTTTTCACGCATTGACAGGGCTGAGCATGAATACGCCAACATCAATGAAGGGATTGAAAGTACTCTAAATATAGTATGGAATGAACTAAAATATAAATGTAAAGTTGAGAGACAATTCGGTCAAATACCGGAATTATACTGTATTCCCAATCAGTTAAACCAGGTTTTAATGAATCTCCTGGTAAATGCCGGTCAGGCTATCACTGGCGAAAGTGGCTTAATACAGATTAGGACTTGGGCAGATCAGGGCAATATTTTTATTTCCGTGAAGGATAATGGCTGCGGGATCCCCAAGGAAAATCTGTCCAAAATATTTGAGGCCTTTTTCACGACCAAGGCGGTTGGAAAAGGGACCGGTTTGGGATTGAGTCTGACATACGATATTATAAAGAAGCATAAGGGCAGGATTGATGTCGAAAGCGAACCCGGCAAAGGAACAGAGTTTATTATCACTTTGCCTTTGGAGAATGGGCTGAATGAAAAAGCATACAGTGCTGCTGGTCGATGA
- a CDS encoding hypothetical protein (Evidence 5 : Unknown function) — protein sequence MKKHTVLLVDDEPNVLKSLKRLMIDTDYQILTAESGEEGLKILDRENIHLVISDYRMPGMNGVEFLKKVKDRFPETMRLILSGFADATAIVDAINDGQVYKFMPKPWNDQELMTTVKRALEQLDLQQENTKLYQELQERNKALEELTAGLESAIGQRTKDLESKNRALAIAHKILDLLPVGVLGIDMNFTVAYMNESLSNFIDISRIYPGSDASAFLDESILSIIRAALNDENQQVGCHDAGSNIICTPLKNKAGVIVTFVGVSDLGVLKWPNES from the coding sequence ATGAAAAAGCATACAGTGCTGCTGGTCGATGACGAGCCTAATGTTTTGAAATCTCTTAAGAGATTGATGATTGACACTGATTATCAAATTCTCACAGCAGAATCCGGGGAAGAGGGCCTGAAAATTCTGGACCGGGAAAATATCCATCTGGTGATTTCAGATTATCGAATGCCGGGAATGAATGGGGTTGAATTTCTAAAAAAGGTTAAGGATAGGTTTCCGGAGACAATGAGGCTGATTTTAAGCGGTTTTGCTGACGCCACGGCAATTGTCGATGCCATTAACGATGGCCAGGTATATAAGTTCATGCCCAAGCCCTGGAATGATCAGGAATTGATGACCACAGTCAAAAGGGCCTTGGAGCAACTTGACCTGCAGCAGGAAAACACAAAGTTGTATCAGGAATTGCAGGAAAGAAACAAGGCCCTGGAGGAACTGACAGCGGGTTTGGAATCAGCTATAGGCCAGCGAACCAAAGACCTTGAATCAAAGAACCGGGCCCTGGCAATCGCCCATAAAATTCTCGACTTATTGCCGGTTGGTGTCCTCGGTATCGATATGAATTTCACCGTGGCATATATGAATGAATCCCTGAGCAATTTCATAGATATTAGTCGCATATACCCTGGTTCAGATGCCTCCGCTTTTCTGGATGAGTCTATTTTATCGATAATTCGAGCAGCTTTGAATGACGAAAATCAGCAGGTAGGCTGTCATGATGCCGGCAGTAATATAATATGCACCCCGCTCAAGAACAAAGCCGGAGTAATTGTGACTTTTGTCGGGGTGTCTGATCTTGGCGTTCTGAAATGGCCTAATGAAAGTTAG
- a CDS encoding putative Response regulator receiver modulated metal dependent phosphohydrolase (Evidence 3 : Putative function from multiple computational evidences), protein MSETSKYTILLVDDEEGILRALQRLFKGQNLTILTATNGADALILLKNSKVNLIISDQRMPGMSGVELLTKSRDIQPDAIRILLTGYADIESTVSAINSGAIRYYITKPWEDELLLSRVHESLELYDMITDNKRLNEITHRQNEELRHMNRTLEDRVAKQTAEIKSQNEELLRSFMETIKAFSTILELRLKEVGSHSQRVASLVKKIIQSMGLNKKEFQDIVVGAFLHDIGKISYSDGLLKKAPGTYIKSEMEIVTRHPIQGQSCVIAINGFEEIALIIRHHHENFDGSGYPDFLRGHDIPLGARIIRIADSFDHQAFARGYPDKKTLNDSAAHLVRESGTSFDPQLVKRFIDLDIAAQYYHKELADTKVVKAINLEKNMVVAENIYTNSGMFVLPRGARLSPEMIARIVKIDKFEPISRGITVYRQKDIERNENEPVQNTVSG, encoded by the coding sequence GTGAGCGAGACTTCAAAATATACTATTTTATTGGTTGACGATGAAGAAGGAATTCTGAGAGCCCTCCAGCGCCTTTTTAAAGGCCAGAATTTGACCATTCTTACGGCGACTAACGGCGCAGACGCCCTTATTCTTCTCAAAAACAGTAAGGTTAATTTGATTATATCGGATCAACGGATGCCGGGCATGTCGGGAGTGGAACTATTAACAAAATCGCGAGACATTCAGCCTGACGCCATTCGCATTTTGCTGACCGGATATGCTGATATAGAATCGACCGTATCCGCAATAAACAGCGGCGCCATAAGATATTATATCACCAAACCATGGGAAGACGAATTGCTTTTGAGTCGCGTTCATGAATCTCTTGAATTGTATGATATGATAACCGACAACAAGCGGCTGAATGAAATTACGCATCGGCAGAATGAAGAGCTCCGCCATATGAATCGCACATTGGAAGATCGAGTCGCCAAGCAGACGGCCGAGATCAAAAGTCAGAATGAGGAATTATTAAGGAGTTTCATGGAGACAATAAAGGCCTTTTCCACAATATTGGAACTGCGCCTTAAGGAGGTGGGCAGCCATTCTCAACGGGTGGCCTCCCTAGTTAAGAAGATCATTCAATCCATGGGTCTCAATAAAAAGGAGTTTCAGGATATCGTGGTCGGAGCTTTCCTTCATGATATCGGAAAGATCAGCTATTCAGATGGGCTACTCAAAAAGGCGCCGGGGACATACATCAAATCAGAAATGGAGATTGTCACCCGGCATCCCATTCAGGGACAGAGCTGTGTAATTGCCATAAACGGTTTTGAGGAGATTGCCCTGATTATACGTCACCATCATGAAAATTTCGATGGCTCGGGATATCCGGATTTTCTGCGGGGTCACGATATTCCGCTCGGCGCACGAATAATAAGAATCGCGGATTCCTTTGATCATCAAGCCTTTGCGCGCGGTTACCCTGATAAAAAAACTCTTAATGATTCTGCCGCTCATCTGGTTCGCGAATCCGGAACCAGCTTTGATCCTCAATTGGTCAAAAGGTTTATAGATTTGGACATTGCCGCTCAGTACTATCACAAGGAACTTGCTGATACTAAGGTGGTGAAGGCCATTAATTTGGAAAAGAATATGGTGGTGGCCGAAAATATATACACAAATAGCGGGATGTTTGTCTTGCCGCGAGGAGCCCGCTTATCTCCGGAAATGATCGCCCGAATAGTGAAGATCGACAAGTTTGAGCCAATCTCCCGCGGCATTACTGTCTACAGGCAGAAAGATATTGAAAGGAATGAAAATGAACCAGTTCAAAATACTGTTAGTGGATGA
- a CDS encoding Response regulator receiver protein has product MNQFKILLVDDSPLILKALERMLKNRGYEIFRAASGHEALEVLNAYEIDLIITDENMPGLSGTNLLGALKTLYPDVIRIMLTGMQDVEVLKNAINKGEIYRFFTKPWDDFELSIAVRQGLQQRQLQKENATLKGIIGRQSKVMTELEKEYPGISQKNLASDGSLIINED; this is encoded by the coding sequence ATGAACCAGTTCAAAATACTGTTAGTGGATGATTCGCCGCTTATCCTGAAGGCCCTGGAAAGAATGTTGAAAAACCGGGGATATGAAATATTCAGGGCTGCTTCTGGTCATGAGGCTCTGGAAGTGCTCAATGCTTACGAAATAGATCTGATAATTACCGATGAAAATATGCCGGGACTGTCTGGGACCAATTTGCTCGGCGCATTGAAAACCCTTTATCCGGATGTTATACGCATTATGCTGACCGGGATGCAGGATGTGGAGGTCCTCAAGAATGCCATCAATAAGGGCGAAATATACCGTTTCTTCACCAAACCCTGGGATGATTTCGAGCTATCAATCGCGGTCCGCCAGGGGTTGCAGCAGCGGCAATTGCAAAAGGAAAATGCGACACTCAAAGGCATAATCGGCCGGCAGTCCAAGGTCATGACCGAATTGGAAAAGGAATATCCGGGCATTTCACAAAAGAATCTGGCGTCCGATGGGTCGCTGATAATAAATGAGGACTAA
- a CDS encoding hypothetical protein (Evidence 5 : Unknown function): MPVLLKTRLAETVIGRRLAENIYDSLGILLGRKGEFITNALLSDLAEAEIAEISILEDESGQAVEKNGFADPEAAQIDFEKIDRKIDKIFALVAQYDEIQQMSAMIKRIIREMPSNFIFSSR; the protein is encoded by the coding sequence ATGCCTGTGTTATTGAAGACCAGATTGGCCGAGACTGTCATAGGAAGGCGTCTGGCGGAGAATATTTATGACAGTTTGGGTATTCTCCTGGGCCGCAAAGGGGAATTCATCACCAATGCCCTGCTTTCTGACCTAGCGGAAGCTGAAATTGCGGAAATTTCAATATTGGAGGACGAATCCGGGCAGGCAGTGGAAAAGAATGGTTTTGCGGATCCCGAAGCGGCTCAGATCGATTTTGAGAAAATAGACCGCAAAATCGATAAAATTTTTGCCTTAGTTGCTCAATATGACGAAATACAGCAAATGTCAGCCATGATAAAAAGAATCATCCGGGAGATGCCCTCTAATTTTATATTCAGTAGCCGATAA
- a CDS encoding putative Metal-dependent phosphohydrolase, HD protein (Evidence 3 : Putative function from multiple computational evidences) yields the protein MPDLRIIVDNAIELPSPPIVIQHLQELFKKDEVQGHEIARIVEMDQSLTARVLRLVNSPFYGFSRKVISVEEAVTMLGLNTIRQLLLGTSLLSILKVANQSSRINGFWMHSLGVGVIAKAILSHRDREVQSEAFLGGLLHDIGRFILLKSNPARFDEFYVGEDAAVDLKGEAEYFGVDHQKIGEALARKWNFPESICLVIGRHHCPRECRNQNILVASINIADIICHGFDIGKSGNFYVSDFNPELWKALGLRFSDLEKRLYSAIIELEKSKEFFLEIA from the coding sequence ATGCCGGATTTGCGAATCATAGTTGACAATGCCATTGAACTCCCCTCGCCCCCCATTGTCATTCAGCATCTGCAGGAGTTATTCAAAAAAGACGAGGTTCAGGGTCATGAAATCGCCAGAATAGTGGAGATGGACCAGTCGCTTACCGCGAGGGTTCTGCGACTGGTGAACTCGCCCTTTTATGGCTTTTCGCGTAAGGTTATATCAGTTGAAGAGGCGGTCACCATGCTGGGGCTGAATACCATAAGGCAGCTGCTTCTGGGGACGTCATTGTTGAGCATTTTGAAAGTGGCTAATCAATCCTCCCGCATTAATGGCTTCTGGATGCATTCTTTGGGTGTCGGGGTGATTGCCAAAGCAATTTTGTCCCATCGTGACAGGGAAGTGCAAAGCGAGGCCTTTTTGGGCGGGCTTCTGCATGATATCGGGCGGTTTATCCTTCTAAAATCAAACCCCGCCCGATTTGACGAATTCTATGTCGGCGAAGACGCGGCTGTTGACCTAAAGGGGGAAGCCGAGTATTTTGGTGTTGACCATCAGAAAATCGGGGAAGCTTTGGCGAGAAAATGGAATTTTCCGGAAAGCATTTGCCTTGTCATTGGTCGCCATCATTGTCCGCGGGAGTGCCGAAACCAAAATATCCTCGTTGCATCTATCAATATTGCGGACATTATCTGCCATGGCTTTGATATAGGCAAGAGTGGCAATTTTTATGTTTCTGATTTTAATCCTGAATTGTGGAAGGCCCTGGGGCTGAGATTTTCGGATCTGGAAAAAAGGCTCTACAGCGCCATAATCGAATTAGAGAAATCAAAGGAATTTTTCCTAGAAATCGCCTGA
- a CDS encoding hypothetical protein (Evidence 5 : Unknown function) gives MPIDKIDCPTTAQGSDHTALYLTLTQTPGAREKVARLLFLYLPASARPF, from the coding sequence ATGCCGATAGACAAGATAGATTGTCCTACCACGGCGCAGGGAAGCGATCATACAGCCTTGTACCTTACATTAACCCAAACGCCAGGGGCAAGAGAGAAGGTTGCCCGCCTTCTCTTTTTATATTTGCCGGCAAGTGCCCGGCCTTTCTAA